One window from the genome of Kaistella carnis encodes:
- a CDS encoding MBL fold metallo-hydrolase, giving the protein MISFLLITAVFAGAVFLFLQHPTFGKAPVGKRLERIKKSPHYKKDMFDNINYTPQLAEDASMPKVMFRFLFGKNKFAKPAQKFNLNKTNLRNLDPNEDIYVWMGHSSYFIQIEGKKILVDPVFSGNASPVSFTTKAFEGSDLYSTDDIPDLDYLIITHDHWDHLDYKTVKKLNPKVKTVITGLGTGEHLEYWKYDPKKIIELDWGESFNLGNGFKVYAETARHFSGRTMKRNQAIWASFVFETPQRKIYLGGDSGFDDHFEKIGKKHGGFDLAILELGQYNKDWRYIHMMPEEFLVAAKNLKADHIIPVHNSKFELALHGWKEPLEKISILNEKENLRLITPKIGEKVNWNDDGKVYEKWWESYE; this is encoded by the coding sequence ATGATCTCATTCCTTCTCATTACTGCAGTTTTTGCGGGTGCGGTATTCCTTTTTCTTCAACATCCCACTTTTGGAAAAGCTCCGGTCGGGAAGCGTTTGGAACGAATAAAAAAATCTCCGCACTACAAAAAGGATATGTTTGATAATATCAATTATACGCCTCAACTGGCTGAAGATGCCTCAATGCCGAAAGTCATGTTTCGTTTTCTTTTTGGTAAAAATAAATTTGCTAAACCAGCGCAGAAATTCAATCTTAATAAAACCAATTTAAGGAATTTAGATCCCAATGAGGACATTTATGTATGGATGGGACATTCTTCTTATTTCATACAAATTGAGGGTAAAAAAATTCTGGTTGATCCTGTTTTCAGTGGCAACGCTTCCCCTGTTTCTTTTACAACAAAAGCCTTTGAAGGATCAGATCTCTATTCTACCGATGACATTCCCGACCTTGATTATCTAATCATCACACATGATCATTGGGATCATCTGGATTATAAAACCGTAAAAAAACTAAATCCAAAAGTGAAAACGGTTATTACGGGATTAGGAACGGGCGAACATTTGGAATATTGGAAATACGATCCAAAAAAAATCATCGAACTGGATTGGGGTGAATCTTTTAATTTAGGAAACGGTTTTAAGGTTTACGCAGAAACAGCCAGACATTTTTCGGGTCGTACGATGAAGAGAAATCAGGCGATTTGGGCAAGTTTTGTTTTCGAAACTCCACAACGAAAAATTTATCTTGGTGGTGATTCCGGTTTTGATGATCATTTTGAAAAGATCGGTAAAAAACATGGCGGTTTTGATCTGGCAATTTTAGAACTTGGACAATATAATAAGGATTGGCGCTATATTCATATGATGCCCGAAGAATTTTTGGTTGCAGCAAAAAACCTGAAAGCTGACCATATTATACCTGTTCATAATTCTAAATTTGAACTCGCTTTGCATGGCTGGAAGGAACCGCTTGAAAAAATTTCGATTCTCAATGAAAAAGAAAATTTGCGTTTAATTACTCCAAAAATTGGGGAAAAAGTAAATTGGAATGATGACGGAAAAGTTTACGAAAAATGGTGGGAATCGTACGAATAG
- the tatC gene encoding twin-arginine translocase subunit TatC: MSEQKEMSFWGHITELRGHMIRSLIAIVVCAIVVGFNVNWIMDNIFFGPTRNDFYTFRVVNHFSRELIGHDSITLPGNFAVQQKKLFEQFNVMMAVSIFGGIVAAFPYLIWELWRFISPALHPKERKNSVFVINFIWILFLLGILCGYFLILPFAINFSLLFKVSDTIVQLFDLTDYTTLFMQIVLGMGVVFLFPVLVYFTTSLGILTPKFMRTYRRHAIVLIMVVAAIITPADVLSMMMAALPLLLLYEFSILMCAYTFKKVEKRTLEEQRITPQ, translated from the coding sequence GTGAGCGAACAAAAGGAAATGTCTTTCTGGGGACACATTACTGAATTGAGAGGACATATGATTCGTTCTTTGATCGCAATTGTGGTTTGTGCGATCGTAGTTGGATTCAATGTTAACTGGATCATGGATAATATATTTTTTGGGCCTACCCGTAACGATTTTTACACATTTCGGGTCGTAAACCATTTCTCCCGGGAATTGATCGGGCATGACAGCATTACGCTGCCGGGAAATTTTGCAGTTCAGCAAAAAAAGCTTTTTGAACAGTTTAATGTGATGATGGCTGTTTCTATTTTCGGTGGAATTGTCGCTGCATTTCCCTATTTAATTTGGGAATTATGGCGTTTTATTTCCCCCGCTCTTCATCCAAAAGAAAGAAAAAATTCAGTTTTTGTTATTAATTTTATCTGGATTCTTTTTCTTCTCGGTATTTTATGTGGGTACTTTTTAATCCTTCCTTTTGCAATTAATTTCAGTCTATTATTTAAAGTTTCAGATACTATTGTACAGTTATTTGATCTTACCGACTACACGACCTTATTCATGCAAATTGTCTTAGGAATGGGTGTCGTATTTCTATTTCCGGTACTCGTTTATTTTACCACCTCGCTCGGAATTCTTACGCCAAAATTTATGCGCACGTATCGCCGCCACGCTATTGTATTAATTATGGTCGTGGCTGCAATCATTACTCCGGCCGATGTTTTAAGTATGATGATGGCGGCACTTCCGCTGCTTTTATTGTATGAATTCAGTATTTTAATGTGTGCCTATACCTTTAAAAAAGTAGAGAAAAGAACACTGGAAGAACAACGTATTACTCCTCAATAA
- a CDS encoding KpsF/GutQ family sugar-phosphate isomerase produces MNNQQILQHAKEALSIEITELSHLRDRLDDRFVKAVEIINSTKGKLIIVGIGKSAHVGNKMVATLNSTGTPSQFLHASEAIHGDLGVIQKTDVILCISNSGNSPEIVTLLPFLKDYSSALIGMTGNMKSKLAEFSDVVLDTFVEKEACPIKLAPTSSTTVQMALGDALAVCLMELNSFQQKDFAKFHPGGSLGKNLTAKVDQFLSSQKPQVSEDSTLRDIIISISSSTHGITVVTNGDEITGVITDGDLRRMLMSELDLSSFIAKDIMSKNPKSIDKNALAKEAMQILKDKNIGQLIVTDQGKYYGIIDIHRLLDEGIN; encoded by the coding sequence ATGAACAATCAGCAAATCCTTCAGCACGCGAAAGAAGCACTTTCCATCGAAATTACAGAACTTAGTCATTTACGAGATCGCCTCGACGATCGGTTTGTAAAAGCGGTAGAAATTATTAATTCTACCAAAGGAAAATTAATCATTGTAGGTATTGGAAAGTCCGCACATGTAGGAAATAAAATGGTGGCAACTTTAAATTCGACGGGAACTCCATCACAATTTTTGCACGCTTCAGAAGCAATTCATGGTGACCTGGGCGTGATTCAGAAGACTGATGTGATCTTATGTATCTCTAATTCCGGGAATTCACCGGAGATCGTAACGCTGCTTCCTTTTCTAAAAGATTATTCTTCGGCCCTCATTGGCATGACTGGAAATATGAAAAGTAAACTTGCAGAATTTTCAGATGTGGTCCTGGATACTTTTGTAGAAAAAGAAGCCTGTCCTATTAAATTAGCACCAACCAGTTCTACTACCGTTCAAATGGCACTGGGTGATGCGTTGGCTGTGTGTCTAATGGAATTGAACAGTTTTCAACAGAAAGATTTTGCGAAATTTCATCCTGGTGGAAGTTTAGGTAAAAACCTGACCGCAAAAGTTGATCAGTTCCTTTCATCACAAAAGCCTCAGGTTTCGGAAGATTCTACTTTGCGGGACATTATCATTTCCATAAGCAGTTCTACCCATGGAATTACGGTTGTAACAAATGGTGATGAAATTACGGGCGTAATTACAGACGGAGATTTACGACGTATGTTGATGAGTGAGCTGGATCTTTCTTCTTTCATTGCCAAAGATATTATGAGTAAAAACCCCAAAAGTATTGATAAAAACGCTCTGGCCAAAGAGGCGATGCAAATTTTAAAAGACAAAAATATTGGGCAGTTAATCGTAACGGATCAGGGTAAATATTACGGGATTATCGATATACACCGCTTGCTTGACGAGGGAATTAATTAA